The following proteins are encoded in a genomic region of Corylus avellana chromosome ca4, CavTom2PMs-1.0:
- the LOC132177174 gene encoding protein ESSENTIAL FOR POTEXVIRUS ACCUMULATION 1-like isoform X2: MAEGKLDLPDDLLVPKPSDHSWTSKVEASGGNEEEKGLMGLLDESKDQAASESSIPLSPQWLYAKPTEPKMDMRAPTSGSLGNSTDPNQKEGWRLDGSEDRKDWRRTATDSDSSRRWREEERETGLLGGRRDRRKAERRVDNLSIRETSESRALPASDRWHDGRNSGHETRRDSKWSSRWGPEDKDKDSRTEKRTDLEKDDAHSDNQSFVSSNRSASERDSDSRDKWRPRHRMEVHSGGTNAYRAAPGFGLERGRVEGSNLGFTLGRGRPTVVGRGLSAGLIGAAHSDKGESVPGRPSRPVDYFCYPRGKLLDIYRMQKLGPSSTTMPDEMEESPSITQVGFIEPLAFVAPDAEEKAILGDILRGKITSSGMVYSSYRKGRSTENVTGVEDFDSTEQSQGMLPSSLNEGSVDASQEAAADDAYQADDGGALLKYGSHRNMVDEAEYKVTGAIHGLEDGLAATVSESNGVCGAIEIDGDQHGASQINIGEKWQMADADFTKHAQFDAIEFPTSFDIRSKLPDDSSSLFVLPSPEQNQSSNTEANGLERVAPPEELSLCYIDPQGVIQGPFVGADIILWLEQGFFGTDLLVRFADAPEGTPFQELGKIMPYLKANDGYANSSEPNSKLEHFEQLDDSLPASASVLKSNSSAVNDLGQPLPEFNSLSVQHVQPRVSEPEVSLQLPHSEGQSFHKFVTQDEEIVFAGLPGNTGYSIAKTTGSSRHSSENSVSHPSLPNELTETGVPNTNDNKLHPFGLLWSELEGPTKHSKPSIPSSTGRAAPFGVMADPSLAAETWPDVYRKNTLTEPNMYQDAMAAHHLSRMEQESNHFDLAEHRMAQQFQQQQLQQRNLLSHAHINESVLDHVPTQNLMHHQQLANRSAPDLDHLLTLQLQQQRQIQLQQHHQLQQQQFHQQQKLLQEQQQSQVRQVLLEQLLRNQMHDPGLGQSHIDPIRTKSVLDQVLLERHLLHEMQQQSHHPSRHVDPSLEQLIQAKFSHMPQQDHQRDLFELLSRSQHGQMQSLEQQLLQQDQLQARQLMGLRQRTGIEGDRHIGSKWPTDESDQFLRTLAGSHRAHSSGFGPLDVYQRQQRPPPHEEQLSHLERNVSLQDRLRQGLYDPGSMPFERSMSLPPGAPGMNPDVLAMARAHGLDMQEPNARMQSAGGQVGAFSSSIHPHNPHHLLVPNQFHASELDAIEGRWPENNEQLENDWIESRIQQRHINAERQKRESEVKMTSKDPTLWMSDGFNDEKSKQLLMELLHQKSGHQSIEPLDAGKETRAAAGLYSGSSSSDHPFNLCLDREAGLNNSFAVGSYGSNSCEPLQDEWASGEIMPFRSDSGALIEGESRLAGINETGQAIYTNSSMIGKSSMSNEFSEADGRKHGAKSVGMMKGPAFEIQDGRGEQAGLAALDRGEISINALNRQSSIGGKTGFYNENIGHCNSFVEEVSKERVPVPSKVQENILLRRPPVSHTSSSQEGLSELLSDPVMRGKTSSGASEGGRRDPGVNLLNQNSDAMAAGKKDMRFRRASSCGDADVSEASFIDMLKSNAKKTAPADAHSAGFSETTDGTQGGRGGKKKGKKGRQIDPALLGFKVTSNRIMMGEIQRIDD, encoded by the exons ATGGCGGAAGGCAAGCTCGATCTGCCGGACGATCTCCTCGTACCCAAGCCGTCCGATCATTCCTGGACCTCCAAAG TGGAAGCTTCTGGAGGGAATGAGGAGGAAAAGGGGCTTATGGGGTTACTTGATGAGTCAAAAG ATCAAGCGGCATCAGAAAGCAGCATACCTCTGTCTCCTCAATGGCTTTATGCCAAACCAACTGAGCCAAAGATG GATATGCGTGCTCCAACTTCTGGGTCTCTTGGAAACTCTACCGATCCTAATCAGAAAGAGGGTTGGCGTTTGGATGGATCTGAGGACAGAAAAGATTGGAGGAGGACTGCCACAGACAGTGATAGTAGCCGTCGCTGGCgtgaagaggaaagagaaactGGCTTACTTGGTGGCAGAAGAGATCGCAGGAAGGCAGAACGCCGTGTTGACAATCTCTCTATCAGAGAAACAAGTGAGAGTAGAGCATTGCCTGCCTCTGATCGGTGGCATGATGGTCGTAATTCTGGACATGAAACACGGCGTGATAGCAAATGGTCATCTAGATGGGGCCCTGAAGACAAAGATAAGGACTCCCGAACTGAGAAGAGGACAGATCTGGAGAAGGATGATGCTCACAGTGACAATCAATCTTTTGTAAGCAGTAACCGTTCAGCTTCCGAGCGTGACTCAGATTCTCGCGATAAATGGAGGCCACGCCATAGAATGGAGGTTCATTCTGGTGGTACAAATGCCTACCGTGCTGCACCTGGATTTGGACTTGAGAGAGGACGGGTGGAGGGTTCAAACTTGGGATTTACCCTTGGACGAGGAAGGCCAACTGTCGTTGGGAGAGGTTTATCTGCAGGCCTCATTGGTGCTGCTCATTCTGACAAAGGTGAAAGTGTTCCTGGAAGACCTAGCCGCCCTGTTGATTATTTTTGCTACCCAAGGGGAAAGCTTCTTGACATATATCGGATGCAGAAGCTTGGTCCATCATCTACTACCATGCCAGATGAGATGGAGGAATCACCCTCCATTACTCAAGTTGGCTTCATTGAGCCATTGGCTTTTGTTGCTCCTGATGCTGAAGAGAAG GCCATCCTTGGCGATATATTGAGGGGTAAGATCACAAGTAGTGGGATGGTGTACAGTTCGTATAGAAAGGGGAGATCAACTGAAAATGTTACAG GTGTTGAAGACTTCGACTCCACTGAACAAAGTCAGGGTATGTTACCTTCAAGTCTCAATGAAGGGTCTGTTGATGCCTCACAGGAAGCTGCAGCTGATGATGCATATCAAGCTGATGATGGTGGTGCCTTGTTGAAATATGGTTCACATAGGAATATGGTAGATG AAGCAGAATATAAAGTTACTGGAGCAATTCATGGGTTGGAAGATGGATTGGCAGCAACAGTTTCAGAAAGTAATGGTGTATGTGGTGCCATAGAGATTGATGGTGATCAGCATGGTGCTTCTCAGATCAATATTGGTGAAAAGTGGCAGATGGCGGATGCTGATTTTACCAAGCATGCTCAGTTTGATGCCATTGAGTTTCCCACTTCATTTGACATCAGATCCAAGCTTCCTGATGATTCAAGTTCTCTCTTTGTTTTGCCCTCTCCTGAGCAGAATCAAAGTAGCAACACTGAGGCAAATGGATTAGAAAGGGTAGCCCCGCCTGAGGAGTTGAGTTTGTGCTACATTGACCCTCAAGGGGTGATCCAGGGACCATTTGTTGGGGCTGACATCATTTTGTGGCTTGAACAAGGGTTTTTTGGGACAGACTTGCTAGTCCGCTTTGCAGATGCTCCTGAAGGGACGCCTTTCCAGGAATTGGGTAAGATCATGCCTTATCTGAAAGCCAATGATGGATATGCCAATAGCAGTGAACCAAACTCTAAGCTAGAACACTTCGAACAGTTGGACGATAGTTTACCTGCTTCTGCTTCtgttttgaaaagtaattcATCTGCCGTAAATGACCTGGGCCAGCCATTGCCCGAGTTTAATAGCCTTTCAGTTCAGCATGTTCAGCCAAGAGTATCTGAGCCTGAGGTTTCATTGCAACTGCCACATTCCGAGGGTCAAAGCTTTCATAAGTTTGTTACTCAAGACGAAG aaattGTGTTTGCAGGTCTTCCTGGAAACACAGGTTATTCTATTGCAAAAACTACTGGGAGCAGTCGCCATTCATCTGAAAATTCTGTCAGCCATCCTTCTCTTCCAAATGAATTGACAGAAACTGGTGTACCAAATACTAATGATAATAAGTTGCACCCCTTTGGCTTGCTCTGGTCTGAGCTTGAAGGTCCTACAAAACATTCAAAGCCGTCCATTCCGTCCAGCACTGGAAGGGCTGCTCCATTTGGTGTGATGGCTGATCCATCTCTTGCTGCAGAGACATGGCCTGATGTCTATAGAAAGAATACACTTACTGAACCCAACATGTATCAAGATGCCATGGCTGCTCATCATTTGTCACGCATGGAACAGGAGTCGAACCATTTTGATTTAGCAGAGCACCGTATGGCACAGCAATTTCAGCAGCAGCAACTCCAACAACGAAATCTGTTGTCTCATGCACACATAAATGAATCAGTTTTAGACCATGTTCCTACTCAGAATCTTATGCACCACCAGCAGTTGGCCAATCGATCTGCACCGGATCTGGATCATCTTTTGACACTTCAGCTGCAACAGCAGCGGCAGATTCAGCTCCAACAACATCATCAATTGCAGCAACAACAGTTTCATCAACAGCAAAAGCTTTTGCAGGAGCAACAGCAATCTCAAGTCCGGCAGGTGCTTCTTGAGCAATTGTTACGTAATCAAATGCATGATCCTGGCCTTGGGCAGTCACATATTGATCCTATCAGAACCAAAAGTGTCCTTGATCAGGTTTTATTAGAGCGGCACCTTTTACACGAAATGCAGCAACAGTCACACCATCCTTCAAGGCATGTTGATCCATCTTTAGAGCAGCTTATTCAAGCAAAATTCAGTCACATgccacaacaagatcatcagaGAGATTTATTTGAGCTTCTATCACGTTCACAGCATGGACAGATGCAGTCATTGGAACAACAGCTTCTTCAACAAGACCAGCTGCAGGCCAGACAGTTAATGGGATTGAGGCAGCGGACTGGTATTGAAGGAGATAGGCATATTGGTTCCAAATGGCCAACTGATGAATCTGATCAGTTTCTCAGGACTCTTGCTGGTTCTCACCGAGCTCACTCTTCAGGTTTTGGCCCATTGGATGTTTATCAGCGACAACAGAGGCCACCACCACATGAAGAGCAGCTGAGTCACCTTGAGCGGAATGTTTCATTGCAGGATCGGCTTCGGCAAGGGCTTTATGACCCTGGCTCAATGCCATTTGAGCGGTCAATGTCGTTGCCTCCTGGTGCTCCAGGGATGAATCCGGATGTTCTAGCTATGGCTCGTGCTCATGGTTTAGATATGCAGGAACCAAATGCACGTATGCAATCTGCTGGTGGTCAAGTGGGTGCATTTTCATCCAGCATCCACCCGCATAATCCTCACCATCTTTTGGTCCCCAATCAATTTCATGCTTCAGAATTGGATGCAATAGAGGGCCGCTGGCCTGAGAACAATGAGCAACTAGAGAATGACTGGATTGAGTCTCGGATTCAACAACGGCATATCAATGCTGAGCGTCAGAAAAGGGAGTCAGAAGTTAAAATGACTTCTAAAGATCCGACTTTATGGATGTCAGATGGGTTCAATGATGAAAAGTCAAAACAATTGTTGATGGAGTTGCTCCATCAAAAATCAGGCCATCAATCTATCGAGCCATTAGATGCAGGCAAGGAAACAAGGGCAGCAGCTGGCCTATATTCTGGGTCAAGCTCCTCAGACCACCCATTCAATCTTTGTCTAGACCGAGAAGCAGGTCTGAATAACTCATTTGCAGTGGGGTCTTATGGTTCTAATTCATGTGAACCACTGCAGGATGAGTGGGCAAGCGGTGAAATAATGCCATTTAGATCTGATTCGGGGGCATTGATTGAGGGAGAGTCGCGATTGGCAGGCATCAATGAGACTGGTCAGGCAATTTACACAAACTCTAGCATGATTGGCAAGTCATCTATGAGTAATGAGTTCTCAGAGGCCGACGGGAGGAAGCATGGGGCCAAAAGTGTTGGTATGATGAAGGGTCCAGCTTTTGAGATTCAAGATGGCAGGGGTGAGCAAGCTGGGTTGGCTGCTCTAGATCGTGGGGAGATTTCAATTAATGCTCTTAACAGGCAATCATCAATTG GTGGGAAAACCGGCTTCTACAATGAAAACATTGGACATTGTAATTCATTTGTGGAGGAGGTCTCCAAGGAGCG GGTTCCTGTTCCATCCAAAGTGCAAGAGAATATTTTGCTGAGACGTCCTCCTGTCTCTCATACTTCATCATCACAGGAAGGATTATCTGAGCTGCTCTCAGATCCAGTTATGAGAGGGAAAACTTCGAGTGGTGCTTCTGAAG GGGGAAGGCGAGACCCAGGGGTGAATTTATTAAACCAAAACTCAGACGCCATGGCAGCCGGCAAGAAAGACATGCGTTTTCGGCGTGCTTCATCTTGCGGTGATGCTGACGTTTCAGAGGCATCATTTATAGATATGCTGAAGAGTAATGCAAAAAAGACTGCACCGGCAGATGCTCACTCGGCAGGATTTTCAGAGACAACAGATGGAACGCAAGGTGGACGAGGTGgcaaaaagaaggggaaaaaagggAGGCAAATTGATCCTGCGCTTCTTGGTTTCAAAGTCACCAGCAATCGCATCATGATGGGTGAAATTCAACGCATAGATGATTAG